The window CTCCAGGGCGGCCAGATCGTCTGGATGCAGGCTGTCAGGGTTGCTCAGCATCAGCGCTTCGGTTCCACCCGTCGCATCCAGACCCTGCTGAAGATCAAAGGAGGAAAAGTTGTAGAGGTGAAGGGCGTAGGTGACCCAGTCGGGATACAGTGACAGCCCGAATTCCTGTCCGGCCAGGCCCATGAGGGTGGCGTAGAATTGGCCCGCTTCCCGGTCTGGAGTGGCGTTCCAGGTGACGTGCACAGGTTTCCTGCCAGAGAACACCTCCCAGGGTTCAGCCGCCAGGAACCGCCGGAAGGCCACCACCAGTGCCTGTGTCTCGTCTGCGCTCTGACCCGCTAGGAACACGGGAGCCTGCGCCCCGCTCATCTCCTCTCTGAGATGGCTTTCCAGTGCGCCCACCATCTGTGCCAGCGCTTCGTTCAGCCCCGGTAGGTCCTGGCGCTCAACGTTCACACCAAGGCCCGCCAGCAGCATGTGCAGCGACAGGGCCAGCGCACCGTCTTCGGTCAGAATCCGTGCAGGCCGCAGGGGCGCGGAGCCGTCGTTCGGCTCAAGCATGCATAGGAGGAGGGCCTCAGCGATCTGCTCGTTGCTGGGATGAGGGTGCGGTTCGGCGAACAGCATCTCACCAGTCCGGGCGTCCAGCACGATGATCAGCCAGGGATCGACCAGTGTTCCAGTGTCGGGGTGCGGCAGCGGCACGCCCGTCAGTTGCCGGGTCGCGACGATCCACAGCGTCGACGGCTGCTGCGGCACGGCCCGCGCCTCGTCGAGCAACGCTTCGAGCGTGGTCTCCTCAGGGTCTTCCTGCAGGTCTGGGAGGAACAATCCAGGCGAGTCGGACGCCGCAGCCTGACGCAGGAACGTCAGATGGTTTTGGGATTCCCTCGGAGGCAGACGCGTACTGGGCTTCTTCGCCGGCATCTCCGGGACACCCGCCGCTTTTCCAGCTTTCTTGCCTGTCATACTCAGCATGATACTGCCAGCTTCAGCGTTCAGGGCCGATGAATCGGTGCTCAGCACGCTGTCTAAGTGTGGTTTTGGTCGCAGATTCCAGTAGGATCGCTCGGCTGACAGGGCGAGCAGACGAGTCGAGGTCGCAAGTCACGCGGGATTTCGCTGTTTCAACGCCTTCAGGCGGGGAAGGCGTGTCAGCGGATCCGCGGGTGCGGTCGTCATGGTTCTGCATGGTCTTGGAGCGTTGCCGGAGTGTTTCAACGCTCAGGTGAAGAGGGACCGGTCAAGGTTTGATGGGTCGTGGCGGGACTGGAATGGCAAGGGTGCACACTGAAATATATACAGTTGATCATCAATCGCCGTGCTGCGTGCTCAGGGACACCATGAAGCCCCATCCTGGTGCAGCAAGGAGGGGGCAGCGACGTGACCAGTGACCTCGTTCACCAGGGCTGGTGGAAGGACGGTCGTTGGGTGCGCTGCAAGGTCTCCCAGCCAGGAGGCACCGGGCTGCTGGAACGCCTCAACCGAAGCTACAAAGACCAGTTCGCCTTCCGGCACGACTGGCAGTCCATGGCCGATGTCCGGCTGGCCATGCCGGATTTTTATCGCTGGTACAACCACGAGCGCCGTCATTCGGCGCCCTTGTACGCCACGCTCTGGACTACACTCCCGTCATCGGCGAACGCTCGCAACGCCGCTTGACGTCGAACCTGGGCATTACCAGTCCACGCTTACAGCGACACCCCAGTAGAATTTGATCAGCTCAACACGTCTGCAGCGGCGTCACGTCAACGCCACAAGAGCGAGGCAAGCTCAGGACGGATGACTGGGGGACGACATATGAACGGTTCCGTGACAGGCGTTGGCGCTCAGGACTTGTTTGCAGGGTTAGAGCTCAGCGTGACCGGCGCGGTGGTCGCTGACCTCCGGGACGACACCTTTCCCGTGGTCTACGTGAACCCGGCCTGCTTGACCCTGACCGGCTACGCCGCCGACGACCTGCTGGGACGCCCACTGCAGACGTTGCAGGACGACGACCCTGCTGCGGAGCGCGCTGACTTTCGCCGCGCGGTGGCCGCTCGTCGAGCGGCCACCCTCACGGTGCGGTGCGTTCGCGCTGGCGTCGGTACCTTCCGCGCGGAGGTCAGCCTGCGCCCGGTGCCGAACACAGGAGGCGAGCCCACCCACGTGGTGGCCTTCATCCAGGACGTCACGGAACTTCACCGACTGCGGGCGGCCCTCGACCAGTTGCCTGAGGCAGTCATGACCTTTGACCGCGACTGGACCATGACCTACGTGAATGCCGCCGCTGCCGCCAACGCCAAGCGGGCTGCGGACACCCTGATCGGACAGCTGCTGCTCGGCGCCTACCCAGAGGTCGCTGGCACGCCGGCCTTCCTGGCCGCCCAGCAGGCCCTGAGCTCCGGCCTCACCCAGCAGGTCATCACCTATTCTGAGCGACTGTCGCGGGCGCTCAAGACAACCGCGTATCCCGCCCTTGGGGGCGTGGCGGTGCTGCTGCAAGACGTCACGGCTGAACAGGCGCTGGAGCATGACCTCACGACCAGTCAGGAGCGGTTCGCCAAGGTCTTCGACGCCAGTCCACTCGCCATCGCCATCACCCGACTGCGCGACGGCCAGTTCGTCGACGCCAATCCTGCCTTCACGCGGCTGAGCGGCTAGCCCCGGGAAGACGTGCTCGGCCGCACGTCCGGAGACCTCCAGCTGTGGGCCGAACCCGACCAGCGCAGCGCCCTGGTCGCCCCCCTCGAAGAACGTGGCCGGGTCATCGAGCGTGAAGTAATGTTCCGGGTGCGGTCA is drawn from Deinococcus ruber and contains these coding sequences:
- a CDS encoding PAS domain-containing protein, with the protein product MNGSVTGVGAQDLFAGLELSVTGAVVADLRDDTFPVVYVNPACLTLTGYAADDLLGRPLQTLQDDDPAAERADFRRAVAARRAATLTVRCVRAGVGTFRAEVSLRPVPNTGGEPTHVVAFIQDVTELHRLRAALDQLPEAVMTFDRDWTMTYVNAAAAANAKRAADTLIGQLLLGAYPEVAGTPAFLAAQQALSSGLTQQVITYSERLSRALKTTAYPALGGVAVLLQDVTAEQALEHDLTTSQERFAKVFDASPLAIAITRLRDGQFVDANPAFTRLSG
- a CDS encoding DUF6930 domain-containing protein, translating into MTGKKAGKAAGVPEMPAKKPSTRLPPRESQNHLTFLRQAAASDSPGLFLPDLQEDPEETTLEALLDEARAVPQQPSTLWIVATRQLTGVPLPHPDTGTLVDPWLIIVLDARTGEMLFAEPHPHPSNEQIAEALLLCMLEPNDGSAPLRPARILTEDGALALSLHMLLAGLGVNVERQDLPGLNEALAQMVGALESHLREEMSGAQAPVFLAGQSADETQALVVAFRRFLAAEPWEVFSGRKPVHVTWNATPDREAGQFYATLMGLAGQEFGLSLYPDWVTYALHLYNFSSFDLQQGLDATGGTEALMLSNPDSLHPDDLAALEAAGADRRSMPGLLRIGPDGPLTPLTPVALLPLVLEMLAERA
- a CDS encoding transposase, with product MTSDLVHQGWWKDGRWVRCKVSQPGGTGLLERLNRSYKDQFAFRHDWQSMADVRLAMPDFYRWYNHERRHSAPLYATLWTTLPSSANARNAA